The DNA window CCGGCGACAAAGTCGAAAAAGGCGAAACGCTGGTGGTGGTGGAGTCCGACAAAGCCGATATGGATGTCGAGGCCTTCCACAATGGTTACCTGGCAGCCGTCATTGTCGATGAGGGCCAAGAAGCCCCTGTGGGCGAGCCCATTGCCCTGCTGGCTGAGAGCGAGAGCGAGATCGAAACGGCGCAAGCGCAAGCCCAGTCCTATCAGCCCCGCTCCTCGCAGGCGGTAGGGGCTGCCGATCCCATCACGGCGCTGACCGCATCCAACAGCTCAACTACTACCGACGCGAGTGCCCCTAGCAGCGAGGCCGAGCAGCCCTCGGCTTCCGAGCCAAGCAGCGCATCCGCCGCCGATGGCGGCTCGGATGGCGCCGAAGCGGCAACGGCTGCTGCCCCCCGCAGCGGCCGCACGATTGCCTCGCCCCGTGCCCGCAAGCGCGCGCGCGAGCTGGGAGTGGATCTGGCAGCCGTGTCGGGCAGTGGCCCCTACGGCCGGATCGTCACGGCCGATGTAGAAGCGGCCGCTGGGCAACGCGCCCCGACGGCAGCACCGGCAACCGGCTCCCAGCAGGGCACCGCAGTACCAGCGCCCCCGGCAGCAGCGCCAGCAGGCGAGACAGTTCCGTTCAATACCCTCGAGCGCTCGGTTGCCGACAACATGGCAGCCAGCGTGCATGCACCCACCTTCCGCGTGGGCTACACCGTCGCGACAGACCCGCTAGAGACCCTCCACCAGCAAGTCAAAGCCAAAGGCGTCACTATGACCGCTTTGCTGGCCAAGGCGGTTGCCCTGACCTTGCGCCAGCACCCGCGGCTCAACGCCAGCTACGCCCAGGACGGCATCCACTATCCCGGTAACATCAACGTTGCCGTTGCGGTTGCCATGGAAGACGGCGGCTTAATTACGCCGGTTCTCCAAAACGCGGACGGCGTCGACCTCTACACCCTGTCGCGGACTTGGCGGGATTTGGTCGAGCGCGCGCGCGCCAAGCAGCTGCAGCCCGAGGAGTACAGCAGCGGAACGTTTACGATTTCCAATTTGGGCATGTATGGGGTCGATCGCTTCGACGCCATTCTGCCGCCCGGCCAAGGCAGCATCCTGGCTATTGGCGCTTCCCAGCCGCAAGTGGTGGCAACCGGCGAGGGCATGATGGGCATCCGCCGTCAAATGCAGCTCAACCTCACCTGCGACCACCGCATCATCTACGGTACCCATGCCGCTGCTTTCCTGCGGGATCTGGCAGCCACTCTGGAATCGGATCCGCAGTCGCTAGCCCTGTAACGTGCTTACTGGGCCGAGACGCGCCGGATTTCGGAATAAAAAGCCGTCCGGCTCACCGACTGCGAGCCCTGCAGGACCGTGCGCAACCGCAGGTTGGGGTGGGCAAACCACAAGCGCTCCTGCGAGTAGGTCTCGCCCGCCTCAGCCGTTAGGGTCAGCGATTCGTCCGCCGCGATTTCGTAGCAGGCAACCAGCGGCGCCTGCCCATCGCCGCTGGGTTGCTGCACGAGCTGCCCGGTCTGGGGTTGTTGGGGGCTGGGAACGGCCGCAACGACCGTCTGGCCGCGTTGCGCGGGGGCATCCCAATCCACCGAGTTGTCCCAACCGATGCGCGCCCCACCGCAGCTGTCTTCAGGGCTAAAGCCGGCCTGATGGCACAAGCGCGCCACCGCCGCATCGGTAGCCGGCAGCAGCTCGATGGTTATTTCCGATTTGCTGTCTTGAGAGGTTTGTTGCGTCAGGTCGTAGTAGGTGCGCTGCGAAAACCACTTGCCTTCGCTTTTTTGCAAAAACTCATTAATGTCCATAGCCGAAAGCAGTGCGCCTGGGGCAGCCGGTGCCGTGTGCCTTGCGATCCGATCCTAAGGGGTTGGGGCGGCCGCGTGCGAGGCAGGCTCAAGCGGATGGGGGCTCAGTTCCCGCCGCCCGCTGCTGCAGCTGCCGGCGGATGGCGCGGTGCCGGGCCCGGTCGAGCGGGTAGCGGTACGCCAACCCCATGGCCGCCAGCAAAAACACCGCCGGTAGGGGGGCGATGGCAATGCGGATGGCCAGCAGCGCGCTTGCCGGTTGCTGGGGGGCAGGTTCGCCGGCCTGCGACTCGACAAACCCAGCCCAATCCAGGCCCTGGCCCACCAGCAGCAGGGCCAGGGCCAGGCCCAGCTTTTGCAAGACTACCAGGAAAGCATAAAACAGGCCCTCGCGGCGCTGGCCCGTTTGCAGCTCGTCCAGATCGATGGCGTCGGGCAGCATGGACCAGGGAATAAGATAGGCAACGGCAATCCCAATTCCAGCCAGGACGGCCAGCGCGTACGCGCCCGCCGCCTGGGCGGGCTGCAAGGCAAACAGGCCTGCTTGCACGCCCACCCACACGCCTGCGCCCAGCAAAAACACGGTTTGCTTCTCCAGCCGCTGGCTGGCCGCTTGCCAAACGAACAGCATGACGATGGCCGAGCCTTGCACGGCCAGGGCTACCCGCGGGAAGGCCGCCTCAGCCAGCCCCAACCAACTCACCACAAAGTAGGGCAGGACGGCGGCCGTGAGCTGCACGGCCAGCCAGGCGCACAGATAAATCCCCACAATGTAGCGAAACGGCCGGTTGCCGATGGCGATCCGCAGCTGCGCCCGCCAACCGAGCTCGGGTTGCCGCTCGCTGCTAGCTGGCGGTGCCGCTTGCAAGTTGGCCTCGCGCTGGCCCCAGCGCAGCGTCAGCCCGAAGGGCAGCAGCAGTGCGGCCAGCAGGGCAGTTACCGTCAGGCTGACCGGGCGCGCCGCGACTGGCGGCGGTACCCAGCCCAACCCTTGCGCGATTCCGTACGCCAATAGCCCCAAGCTGGCGGCAATGAGCCCGCCCCCCAACTGGCGCTGCTGCGACCGGGCCAGCAGCGCCGGACGACCCCGCTCGCGCACGCCCAAAACGCACCACAGCAGCGGAACGACCGCCAGCAGCGCTATCGCGGCGCCCCATACCCGATACTGCTGCTGCGAGTCTTGCGGATAGGCGGCAAAAATCATGCTTGCCAGGACCAGCGCCAGGATGCTGCCACCCAGCGAGAAGGCAAAGCGAAAGCTAGTCAGGCTGGTGCGTTCGTTATAGTCCTGGGTGAGCTCGGGCGTTAGGGCCGTATAGGGCAAGTTGACGGCCGTGTAGCCCAGCTGAAACAGAATGCCGATAAGCACGTAGTAGCCGAATAGGGCCCAGGTGTTGAGGGGGTCGCTGTCGCTAAAGCGGGGAACCAGCCACTGGGCAAAAAACAACAGCCCAAAGGGGACGGACCCAAACAGCATCCAGGGCAGGCGGCGTCCCCACCGCAGGCGCGTGTGATCGCTGAGCAAGCCGATGGCCGGATCGTTAATTGCATCCCAGACGCGGCTGATCGCCAAGACGCTGCCGGCTAGCCCCGGCGGCAGCCCTGCAACTTGGGTTAGAAAGTAAAGCAAATAAAAGGCCAGCGCATTGGCGGTCATGGCCGGCCCCATATCGCCGGCGCCGTACGCTAGCTTGGTAGCCAAACTCAGGCGCTCGCTGCCGTTCCCTGCCACAGGGGCTGCGCGGGCCGATTCGGTCACATTGCCCCCCGCACGCGCTCGCCATGCCAGAGCTAGCTGTTTCCTGGGCGCAGTACCACCGCACCATCGAAGCCCTAGCGGCTCAAATCTACCAGTCGGGCTGGTGCTTCGATCAAATCGCTTGCGTAGCCAAAGGCGGGTTGCGGGTGGGCGATATTCTCGCGCGCCTGTTCGATCGGCCCCTGGCCGTCCTAGCCGCGACATCTTACGGGGGACCCGGCAACCGCATCCGCGGCGAGATCGCGCTCTCGCCGCATCTGGCCACTACGGCCGAGCGCATGGGACCGCGCGTGCTGCTAGCCGACGACCTCAGCGACTCGGGGACCAGCCTGCAAGCGAGCCGCAACTGGCTGCTCGAGCACTACGGCAGCGATATCGAAACCATCCGCACGGCCGTGCTCTGGTGCAAAGGCGATTCCGCGGTCCTGCCGGATTACTACGTCCGTTACTTGCCCGACAATCCCTGGATCCGCCAGCCCTTTGAGCCCTACGAGCAGATGAGCCCCGCCGAGCTGGCGCCGGCATCACCCCCCGCCGAACAGCAGCAACCACAGCGGTAGCGTTAGCAGCAAACTGCCCGAGCCCGCCGCGATCGCGGTCACTGTTAGCTCGCGATCCAGCTCGTAGGCCTCGGTGATGACCAGCGTGGCAAACGCCGGCGGCATGCCTGCCTGCAGAACCATCGCCAGGCGCTGCAGGCCGGTCATGCCCGACAGGCCCAGCAGGCTGCCCAGCAGCAGCGGGACCAGCAGCATTTTGACGCTCAAGCTGGCCGCAGCCAGGCGCCAGCGGTGCCAGGAAGACAGCTGGCTCAGCCGCATGCCGATCAGCAGCAAGGCCCCGCCAATGGCACTCCAGCCAGCGCCCTGCAGCGCCGCCTGCGCCAGGGGCGGCAGCGCGATGGGCCGCAACAACAGGCCCAGACCCACCCCCCACAGCGCCGGCGTGGTAACGATGGCGCGCGCTAGCTGGCGGTAGCCAGTTGCCTGCCGCCCCCAGTAGGCAGCCAGCAATACCCCGAGCCCGTAGGAGCTCAGCACCATGCCTAAATCGAAAAAGACGGCCCAGCCAAAAAAGCGCTCGCCAGCCAGCGCCAGATTGACCGGATACCCCATGTAGCCGGTGTTGCCCAGCATGGCGGTTAAAAAAAAGCTGCCGCGCGCTGCCGGCGGCAGCGATTGGGGCTGCAGGCGCCCCAGGGCTGTTGCCAGCAGGGCTCCGGCCAGCACGGCGCCCCAGGCCAACAGCGGCGCCAACCATACAGCCCCCGAGAGATCGGCGCGGCGCAGAAAGGCAACGATGCCGACCGGCACGCCCACCCAGAACAAAAACCGACCCAAGGTAGCCGGCACCCGAGCCGGCAGCAGCCGCCCCAGCACGACGCCCGCCAGGACACCACCGGCCAATTGCCAATAAAGCACGAGCAAAGCTGGCATCAGGTCTTTCCCTGGCTGAGGGGCCGGCACTGACTGTATCCGGTGCGTTCGCTAGAGTGATTGGGAAGCGCCATTGCGCTCGGGTAGCCGTGAGCGACCGACAGCGACCCTACCAGCCGGCGGACGATATTCCAGTAGCCCAGCGTGAAGTCCCCCTTGCTCCCCAGCAAGCCCGTTCGGCATCCGCGCCCGGGCGGCGTTGGCTGTGGGGAGCGGGGCTAGGCTTGGGCGTGATCGCGTTGGTTGCCGGCGGCGTTGCGCTGCTGCGCGCCTCGCCCCTGGAGCTAGCTTGGCCGAGCGCGCTGCAGCAATCGAGCTCGACGGCCGCCGACTCCTCAAGCTCCCCTTCAGCCCAATCGCCGGCGAGCCAGCCCAATGTCTTGGGCCACCTGCCCTACCCCGAAGCCCCGCGCGCATCCTTGGAAGCACTGGCTGCCAACGGCGACATTCGGCTGCGAATCCCCGCCGCCCGAGCCTTCGAGCGCATGCGCGCCGCCGCGCGGCGCGATGGCATCCGCTTAGTGCCGCTATCCGGCTTCCGCAGCCAGCAGCAGCAGGAGCGCCTTTTCTTTGAGCGTAAAAAACGGCGCGTCCAATCGGCGCGCCAACGGGCTGAGCTGAGCGCGCCGCCCGGCTACAGCGAGCACCACACGGGCTATGCCATTGACATTGGCAGTGCCGCAGCGCCGCAAACTCACCTGCAAGCAAGCTTTGCGCGCACTGAGGCTTTTGCCTGGCTGCAGCAGAACGCAGCCCGCTACAGCTTCGAGCTCTCCTTCCCGCCCGACAATCCGCAGGGGATTGACTACGAGCCCTGGCACTGGCGCTACGTGGGCAATCGGCACAGCCTAGAGACGTTCTATCGGGCGCGGAAGAGATCGTCTGAGACTAACTGAGAGCACGGGGATGA is part of the Cyanobacteria bacterium QS_8_64_29 genome and encodes:
- a CDS encoding D-alanyl-D-alanine carboxypeptidase, with protein sequence MWGAGLGLGVIALVAGGVALLRASPLELAWPSALQQSSSTAADSSSSPSAQSPASQPNVLGHLPYPEAPRASLEALAANGDIRLRIPAARAFERMRAAARRDGIRLVPLSGFRSQQQQERLFFERKKRRVQSARQRAELSAPPGYSEHHTGYAIDIGSAAAPQTHLQASFARTEAFAWLQQNAARYSFELSFPPDNPQGIDYEPWHWRYVGNRHSLETFYRARKRSSETN
- a CDS encoding phosphoribosyltransferase; its protein translation is MPELAVSWAQYHRTIEALAAQIYQSGWCFDQIACVAKGGLRVGDILARLFDRPLAVLAATSYGGPGNRIRGEIALSPHLATTAERMGPRVLLADDLSDSGTSLQASRNWLLEHYGSDIETIRTAVLWCKGDSAVLPDYYVRYLPDNPWIRQPFEPYEQMSPAELAPASPPAEQQQPQR
- a CDS encoding phycobiliprotein lyase yields the protein MDINEFLQKSEGKWFSQRTYYDLTQQTSQDSKSEITIELLPATDAAVARLCHQAGFSPEDSCGGARIGWDNSVDWDAPAQRGQTVVAAVPSPQQPQTGQLVQQPSGDGQAPLVACYEIAADESLTLTAEAGETYSQERLWFAHPNLRLRTVLQGSQSVSRTAFYSEIRRVSAQ
- a CDS encoding transporter, with product MPALLVLYWQLAGGVLAGVVLGRLLPARVPATLGRFLFWVGVPVGIVAFLRRADLSGAVWLAPLLAWGAVLAGALLATALGRLQPQSLPPAARGSFFLTAMLGNTGYMGYPVNLALAGERFFGWAVFFDLGMVLSSYGLGVLLAAYWGRQATGYRQLARAIVTTPALWGVGLGLLLRPIALPPLAQAALQGAGWSAIGGALLLIGMRLSQLSSWHRWRLAAASLSVKMLLVPLLLGSLLGLSGMTGLQRLAMVLQAGMPPAFATLVITEAYELDRELTVTAIAAGSGSLLLTLPLWLLLFGGG
- a CDS encoding branched-chain alpha-keto acid dehydrogenase subunit E2, with the translated sequence MVQEIYMPALSSTMTEGKIVSWSKSTGDKVEKGETLVVVESDKADMDVEAFHNGYLAAVIVDEGQEAPVGEPIALLAESESEIETAQAQAQSYQPRSSQAVGAADPITALTASNSSTTTDASAPSSEAEQPSASEPSSASAADGGSDGAEAATAAAPRSGRTIASPRARKRARELGVDLAAVSGSGPYGRIVTADVEAAAGQRAPTAAPATGSQQGTAVPAPPAAAPAGETVPFNTLERSVADNMAASVHAPTFRVGYTVATDPLETLHQQVKAKGVTMTALLAKAVALTLRQHPRLNASYAQDGIHYPGNINVAVAVAMEDGGLITPVLQNADGVDLYTLSRTWRDLVERARAKQLQPEEYSSGTFTISNLGMYGVDRFDAILPPGQGSILAIGASQPQVVATGEGMMGIRRQMQLNLTCDHRIIYGTHAAAFLRDLAATLESDPQSLAL
- a CDS encoding MFS transporter: MGPAMTANALAFYLLYFLTQVAGLPPGLAGSVLAISRVWDAINDPAIGLLSDHTRLRWGRRLPWMLFGSVPFGLLFFAQWLVPRFSDSDPLNTWALFGYYVLIGILFQLGYTAVNLPYTALTPELTQDYNERTSLTSFRFAFSLGGSILALVLASMIFAAYPQDSQQQYRVWGAAIALLAVVPLLWCVLGVRERGRPALLARSQQRQLGGGLIAASLGLLAYGIAQGLGWVPPPVAARPVSLTVTALLAALLLPFGLTLRWGQREANLQAAPPASSERQPELGWRAQLRIAIGNRPFRYIVGIYLCAWLAVQLTAAVLPYFVVSWLGLAEAAFPRVALAVQGSAIVMLFVWQAASQRLEKQTVFLLGAGVWVGVQAGLFALQPAQAAGAYALAVLAGIGIAVAYLIPWSMLPDAIDLDELQTGQRREGLFYAFLVVLQKLGLALALLLVGQGLDWAGFVESQAGEPAPQQPASALLAIRIAIAPLPAVFLLAAMGLAYRYPLDRARHRAIRRQLQQRAAGTEPPSA